Proteins from one Penaeus monodon isolate SGIC_2016 chromosome 39, NSTDA_Pmon_1, whole genome shotgun sequence genomic window:
- the LOC119597503 gene encoding arf-GAP with SH3 domain, ANK repeat and PH domain-containing protein 1-like: MQHGYATVDVLAGPVRSLHIGTDVTNVFPHSLCSKTFTPLPVAKDLSPIQGVLRPFPIPCAQRPFYIPCAQRPFPIPYLSPFPVLRDLSPFPVLRDLSPFPVLRDLSPFPVLRDLSPFPVLRDLSPFPVLRDLSPFPVLRDLSPFPVLRDLSPFPVLKDLSPFPVHRDLSPFPALKDLSPYPVHRDLSPFPVLKDLSPFPVLRDLSPLPVLRDLHVPWGSSVLGVTLRSPRLPESACVRVNPRACRSILTYFHERECNAQWIRA; this comes from the exons ATGCAACACGGCTATGCAACAGTGGATGTCCTTGCAGGTCCAGTTCGCTCCTTGCACATCGGGACAGACGTAACAA ATGtctttccccattccctgtgTTCAAAGACCTTTACCCCACTACCTGTTGCCAAAGACCTTTCCCCAATACAAGGTGTCCTGAgacctttccccattccctgtgCTCAAAGACCTTTCTACATTCCCTGTGCACAAAgacctttccccattccct acctttccccattccctgttCTCAGAgacctttccccattccctgtgCTCAGAgacctttccccattccctgtcCTCAGAgacctttccccattccctgttCTCAGAgacctttccccattccctgtcCTCAGAgacctttccccattccctgtgCTCAGAgacctttccccattccctgtcCTCAGAgacctttccccattccctgtcCTCAGAgacctttccccattccctgtgCTTAAAGACCTTTCCCCATTCCCAGTGCACAGAgacctttccccattccctgcTCTCAAAGACCTTTCCCCATACCCAGTGCACAGAgacctttccccattccctgttCTCAAAgacctttccccattccctgtcCTCAGAGACCTTTCCCCACTACCCGTGTTGCGGGATCTTCACGTGCCATGGGGTTCGAGCGTCCTCGGGGTCACTTTGCGCTCTCCGCGTCTGCCAGAaagcgcatgcgtgcgtgtgaatCCGCGCGCATGCAGATCCATTCTGACGTATTTCCACGAACGCGAATGTAATGCGCAGTGGATACGAGCGTAA